Genomic window (Cololabis saira isolate AMF1-May2022 chromosome 10, fColSai1.1, whole genome shotgun sequence):
ctgtgttgatgttctaaaatcctacactgttgagggacattaaagtacactgctgtttccccgtgtttatcctactcacgaccccaaaaaggtttaatttaataaggtaaggcttaactctacaccagccttacatcagtaaaagttcagagctcaaaaccccccaagagtcccgtgatcgggaccaaaacggaactagtttcttctgagcggaggaagattttggtccgcgggtcgaggcacggtcggatgcgcgttactagtcaacacaatagattaatattaataacccaatatcgtgatacactttgtcacctccacgacacgtttcgtggcgtttttgtatcgcgtaatttcgtggcacgatatattgttacacccctaatatctACCTATTGTTCGTATCTATCCATCGTTCGTATTTATCGTtcgtatctatctatctatctatctatctatctatctatctatctatctatctatctatctatctatctatctatctatctatctatctatctatctatctatctatctatctatctatctatctatctatctatctatctatctatctatctatctatctatctatctatctatctatctatctatctatctatctatctatctatctatcaatgAAAATATCTATCTATCCTTTTCGCTCATGTCGCTCTCTGGGATTCACTGACTGATTACTCATAtactccttttccaccaaactggttctggttctggttctggttctagttctgagtttggaactgggctttctgtttccactgacaaagaactggttcCGGGTCAGAAGAACTGGTTCCAAGGCActaactctttgctggtctagaggaaagaaccgcttacgtaagtggaggagggtggagttattaagaccaacggcaacagcaagactgggagacggagacattttcaaataagaatgaatctggatgcagcaaagcatcatgggaggaggaggagacaacctgtcttttagagacgtGTCCatggaggagctacgtggaccaagtcctgttagagcaggtacctggttgttgctgcaactttcacgcaaacgcagcgacgtaactggtgtttgcagagacgtaatgacgtggctcctcttagcacccgagctgtggaaaaacaaaccggttctcagctggttccaagtTGAAGGAGTTTTGAACCAGCAGTgatccagaaccagctctggaaccagtttggtggaaaaaggtGTAACAGACGTTTCTGAGCCTCCAGCTGACGGACATCATTCTTTCCCCCGTCAGAAACACTAAAATCACAGTTACACATTTTTcagaaactgaactgaactgaacttttttttttttttaagttagtcgggttttcttttttctctctctctctctttttagcatcattgtcatattttttttctttgaaacaaaaaagaatacgactatctgtgtttgacgacagttattttgtgttattttataactttgttgccgttttggtttagtttttttgttttttttgtttaaattaggtttattggaaagtgttttttttttttaaatgcgtaccgtattttccacattataaggcgcactaaatatctggtaaaataccgtactatagtggctggggttgagttacgtatctacctgatggagctgcgctacaggaaatgctgcaaaatgctacagcaaatgcaaaagaaaaaaacaagaagaaaagtactgtatgtcaaactttattaacaaaataaaaaccagctttgctccgtctcgtcaaagtcgccatgatgcgagtcagcgtcgctgttgtcttgaacgtctgtgacgattcctgacgtttttagtgcCGTTACTTccgcgacaccaactacattacccacaatccccctgactacattacccacaatccccctgactacagtaacagaaattaccgtaatgatcatatataaggcgcacagcattataaggcgcactgccggtttttgagacaattaaaggcttttaggtgcgccttatagtgcggaaaatacggtaattattattattattttttattacattaattgaaattttatttaataggaaaaagggacagataaaataagcttagtcttctttctgttccctttcattcaaggaaagagatttgtggaaattttattgaactgttttgtttttcttttaatgaatgaaataaagaataaaacaaaactgagcCCCGTCCTGCTCCTCTCTAGGAAAGTAAATTCCCATTTCTAGAGATATTAACGTGGGCAGGGTTTACATTCATGTCGACACGGTTCCAGATTTGGTATTTTTCCTGATgcgttattttttatttctgtctcGTCCTCCAGCCTGGACCTATCGCTCCTCTCCCCCGACTCCTCGTACGTCTGCTACTCGTCGGCGGACGGCGGCGGCGCCTGCAGCTGCCGGCGCTCGCCGCGCCTCCTCACCAACGGCTACTACGCCGTCACCGAGGACAGCTTCTCCTGGGACGGAGACGGCAACGTGTCGCTGACGCCCTGCAAGACCAGCGTGTCCTACAAGGAGAACCTGGTCCGGTGAGACGGTCTGACATGTTGGGGGGGTTATTTCTTTGgtttcaggccccgtttacacggcgcaaaaactgtggtgttttcatgcgttttggtcgttcgtttacacgaaaacgaagctcaaagtctccaaaaacgatcatttctgaaaactccggccaaagtggagatttgcaaaaactccgtcttcacgtttgcttgtaaagagagagaaacggacatttaggcttcagaacgtcacaacacgcctgtgtttacaattagtttggccaccgtcaatattttcttgtattttagctgttttatattctaaagtcacacttaaaagtaactccacttctctgtcactccaaacgaaagactctcgttcatcttggaagtaactggaagttactcgtgtcatttgttgatgtttttttccaggattctgattggctagcgtgactttatcttctcgttacactgccccctgcaggtttggctgctcatagcaccttaacagctatttatgcgggttcgtgtaaatgatgatatttttcaaaacgtagagggggaaatatccgtttttgtaaatacccggctatatGTAAACGTGGCCTTTTTGTTTGTAAAGTTTACTGATGAATTAGAGTTGAGATTTATAAAATTTTACCAACTAGATACAAAACATTCCTCctggaggtggaaccaaaactgttttttgttcCAGACCGGATacgtgtttatttctgctgtggaTTTtaacctggtggtcagtagaggacctgcaggtctggacctcacaccatgtcctaactgcatgcgacgcgagcaagcgtcagcgacaaaaacaattccattgctttattttctattggactgtcctaactggctgcagcgaagcggcgcgccgttttgagttgaacatttgtcggaccccctgcttctattttcttcctgtcgctcgcgttgaaagcgctgtaggaaactgtaggtcatttcaatacaagaacctcaatacagtggcagctgctggagggagatcaccagggagctggaagattctgacaagataataagataatatataacaataagaTAATAACaggataatatttctttctgccactttattgaggtttttgtagtgaaatgaggaggaatcatagagataacttctcatttcaactaactggatcagccgtttcTCATCcttgactgtttcctacagcgctttcaactggcttaaaatagaagaacatttaaatatcacaatatcaagcttgttttctgtttagaaactacaaacgtaggaagattacaagtactcactgatcttttacttgtctctttactcttttaggagttattttaggagtttctttcaggagcgcacgggcgggtatagtgcagtgaataaaggcggatttatggttctgcgttaaatcgacggcgtaccctacaccgtagggtctgcgttggtgtaacgcggaaccataaatcagccttttaaaaagcgagtttcagctatcaatcaaaataacgtgggggcccataacgcgttcagtgtggacagagagcgtccgatgccacgctgTGCGACGCGATTGTCAGACCTGATCCGGACCCGGGAACTggactgctggagctgcagcagccGGTTCAAAAGGCTTTTCAGTGTTCAACGGGTTAATTTCCCATCGTCTAAGAACAACCTGGTTAACTTTGTTAGGGGGGGTTGAGGTAGAactggttctggaccagttcTACGCGAGTCTAAGCAGATTGTTTACAACATTAAAGTGTCTGTACAGCAGTCCCCCCCCCATCACATGTCAAGCTGCTGCAAAGCTTGTAAATTCCTCACGACTGACTTCAGCAGCCTCCGGCGGCCTGGGTGTGATGTCATCGGCCGCGGTTGCTAGGAGACGGCCGTGTTGTCGGAACCCCTCCCAGTAAACACGCAGCTTCACGGGTGGGTTTGTGGACCGGTTCTGCAGAGTTCTGCAGAGTCTGGCAGCCTGAACCTCACCATGTTCAACCCTTACATCACCGTTCTGATGCTGCtgtgtgattggctggttagaaacTTAACGAGCGGTTGGACAGATGTatctaataaagtggccagtgagtgtacGTGACTTGTGTTGGTAGATTGAAAttaataacatatatatatatatatatatatatatatatatatatagtagagCTGTTAGTGTAGTAATTCTGCCTAGTacgatgaataataaattcTGCTTTCTCTCTTAAAAGACAGCTAAGCTCATTCAGCAGATTTTGACGTTTCCTAACACTTTCAGGTGAAATGTTATTCAGCATGCCTTGCTCTAATTCTGCGATTTCAGTTTCCAGAGCCTCAGATCTCCGTTTTTTGGTTTTATTGAGATGTGAAGCAAAGGAGATAGTTTTATTTCTAATGCAACCTTCGACCGCATCCCATAACCACTGTTCTTAGCGAGAAAGTACATAAAACAGCCCTGTGATCGGTCACAAAAAAGAGTTTTGGaagcaaaaatataataatctaTTCGTGAAAAAGTCTTATGTCTagcagaataaaaagaaaattcccTAGTAGAGGGATTCATTACACGCTAAGTGTCAATCACTGCATAATCATTAGTTACTTTCCGTAACGCCTTAGATGCTAGTCGTTGATCTCTGCTCTCTGTTGTCCCTGTTCAGTCAATATTCATCAAAAATGTCAGTTCGCTAgataaaatatattaatatacaggactgtctcagaaaattagaatattgtgataaagtcctttattttgtgtaatgcaaaaatgtcatacattctggattcattacaaatcaactgaaatattgcaagccttttattattttaatatattgctgatcatggtttacagcttaagaaaactcaaatatcctacctcaaaaaaattgaatattctgggaatcttaatcttaaactctaaactctaatcagcattattaaaatgataaaggcttgcaatatttcagttgatttgtaatgaatccagaatgtatgacatttttgttttttaattgcattacagaaaataaagaactttatcacaatattctaattttctgagacagtcctgtatattaaaatattttaattgctgataaaataagtttgttagtgcacagttatactcatgtgtgcatgtgaatgagtgtatatTTGTACACAAAAGTAAAACGTGCATTGAGGTTTCTTTCTTCGGGAAtcctggtctgtgattggacgctgcctcggcgtcgccgctgctcatttgcataaagttgagattctctcaacttcaaattAACGCTCTGGACGCCTATGACACTGTGACGCTTTTGGTGTGAATGCACggttatgattggctgaaacaaggaagatatctgattggctGCAGATATTTAATGAAAAGACGTTTGTGGATTGAAGCAAGTCAAGGTTTCTCAAAaattcacacacaaatgcagcgaAGCCCACAGACCTGAAgctgtttgtaaatcaggttacaggactgtctcagaaaattgaatattgtgataaagttctttattttctgtaatgcaattacaaaaacaaaaatgtcatacattctggattcattacaaatcaactgaaatattgcaagccttttattattttaatattgctgatcatggtttacagtttaagattaagattcccagaatattctaattttacagataggatatttgagttttctttttgtaattgcgttacagaaaatcacaatattctaattttctgaggcaGTCCTGTGTATTTGTGAATCCTGTTTTAGCTCCGTACAAAAGCCGCATCGCGGTCCGATCGTTTCCAGATGGGCCAGGTTCTTCTGTCCCAACAGAACTCCGGCCCCCGGCTCACACGGAAGTGCCTTTCAGAGTAAAAGCACGAGGCTGCAGTCTGACCCGGTGAATCTCCTCCTGCAGGGTTTTCCGGCGCCGGCGCCGGCCTCGGGGCTCTCTGGCTCGCCTGCTGAGCGACGTGACGGAGAGCTGCCAGTCGTGGCTGGACGAGAAGGTGTTCAGAGGCGTGTTTGGGACGGGACCCGTCCAGGACCGGggcctggacctggaccggagcctggacctggaccaggatggAGATCTGGACTGGATCAGAAGGAGCCGGGAGGGCGGCTCCCTGCTGGACGAGTCGCTGTGGCCGGATCTGAACAGCACGGAGCTGGACGCCAGCCGCAGCTTCACCTACGGTGGGTGAACGTTCATCTGCAAGGAGGGTCAACCCTCAGCCCTTCACCTTAAAAGCACTTCAGATATCAGATCAGTTCAACTTTGTTGAACCCGAAGGTAAATTAGGAGTGAGGTCGTCCAGCAACAAGACCCCATCAGTACACATAAACCATAATCACAACATAAAGGGCTAAAACTTGATCTTTTTATTTAGGGTTATAGAAGTAGGTATAAAACAGAAACTGCTGCTGACTGTCTGGAAACCTTTTTCTTTCACGCCATCACCTCATTTTCCCAGCTAGCAAAGTTGCCATCCaaaaaccatctttggatacactttccttcaaaagaaaacccaatgtgtcgtagaaaaagaaacaaaaattggggagaaatgcagaaaaacaaataaattgtaaactcaaattagagtcttctgtatctggaatgaatgtattcttgagtctataaggtaacaataacataataattagataaccttgtttgaattgtaaaatgggtttgtttaaatacaatctttgactaaaacgagactaaaatggacaattctgactaaaataagactaaaatgctcagacttttagtcgacttgACTAAAAAACTTGacatgactaaaaggagaatgaacttgactaaaactagtaaatgatagctcgacccaaagactagactaaaactaaaattgaaacaggctgaaagAAACAACACTAATCTACTGCTGCTCTCGTTACTATACTGGACCGCTTCATTATCTGGTTCACTTCTTATTTCTAAGAGATAGATCTCCAAACCAAGACACCAGGCAGAAGGAGAAAACCAATTTGTCGATATGAAAAGACAACAGTCTTCTCACGATCTCACATTTTGCCTCAAATGTCAGTTTACTGTCAATAAACTACCCAGATATTTGTACATATCTTAAATGAATCTGCATGTCTTTAGTTGTAGAGACGTTCATCTGCAGGAAGGATTCATCACAGCGCTGAGGTCACGTACCATGTGACCTGGAGAGGCTTTAGTTTCCTTCAGCAAACCGACAACAGTCATCTGCGTACTTCAAGATAAATCTATCCTCCCGCATGTAAAGGATGAACAGCAGAGGTGAAAAAACATCCTGGTGGAGAAACAAGTGGGATCAGAGTGTTATtcactctctcactctctctgtgTTCTagttgataaaacatctcaaatcCCGCCCACAACATtaaaacttaaattaaaatgttCTGAAAGCCTCTCTGTTAAAATGTCGGGGGTGAATGGTGTTAAAAACGGATGAAACATCAACAAATAGGAGGAGATGTGATGGTGGGACGGACGTTGGTTTTATTATTATCAGTTCATATCAGTTTAGATTTTTGTGTGTAATTATAGATGAAAACCTCACATGGAAATCTCAGTTAAATTATGTTAAAACTAAGGTATCAaagaacatttttgttttgaacaaagtgaaacatgttttagattATAAGACAATGCAAATTTTGTATTGCTCACTTATTTTGCCTTATTTTAGTTATTGTGTCGAAGTTTGGGGGAATAC
Coding sequences:
- the tmem71 gene encoding transmembrane protein 71 — encoded protein: MALFFSGAVTSSPVKRRLRSNHNCQSLDLSLLSPDSSYVCYSSADGGGACSCRRSPRLLTNGYYAVTEDSFSWDGDGNVSLTPCKTSVSYKENLVRVFRRRRRPRGSLARLLSDVTESCQSWLDEKVFRGVFGTGPVQDRGLDLDRSLDLDQDGDLDWIRRSREGGSLLDESLWPDLNSTELDASRSFTYDPTEVPPPPDKEAPPPMLIQEEICSEICQSKERFTQTLSGLSEVPPPSPFYAGFCRQAPPEPPGLTTKALLLLIFTVFICGALYSGCVWGGVAVATAVLAATAFMGLTRSGPLGGWRRAKTEDITPGNE